Proteins from a genomic interval of Alteromonas macleodii ATCC 27126:
- a CDS encoding TonB-dependent siderophore receptor: MNKKLLSLAVAAILVSHAHAQEDESGAGSAIDKREATGEKAEANAVEKIEVVGMRSPFGATKTNTPIVELARTISIETALDLKQKGVLNLSQSATYMAGVTGESYGYATRVDSISSRGLSIPRYRDSIQELFGSYNSTRAEIYTMEQVELLKGPASVLYGQGSPGGIMNYVSKTPTLGKGSEVVLSYGNFDRAQVGVDVNGSLSEDDKWMGRFVGIYRNADSQVDYVSDDTQVFMPSLSFMPSDDTTLTLIGLFQDTDSDTAAQFIPVEGTLLPLADGTYLPDQDVYAGEPGFNKFDTKSNQVTLLGEHLINDTTSLSFTALWRDGEADYHQAWPTFTGGTRYLNAFVGAPVAPTDTFVPRTFYQADNTFNQHAFDIRVNKGFVTGAFEHELLAGVQYQHVKTDANSAYYAGGGVLQGDFRYIMDLANPEYTGAPEQAIFDAIYNDAPEQTVTDTGLYLSDQISYENWRVTLGLRHDRVDNDTGVTEQDDTQTSYSAGILYRFDNGISPYLSYAESFETVVGLDNNNNQLKPEEGRQYEAGIKYELSSVPGFITLAYYDIEVSNLPNPNGLPDEAAQQQGVTTIEGIELEGRVDFGQITAQFAASVLDAEDPNGFSLSAQPDSNASLWVNYSPLELEALTVGAGIRYVGESVSENGVIRYDTPSYTLGDLMVSYELSDNLNLQLNVRNVTDKKYLTSCLFRGDCFPGVRRTVNASLTYSF, encoded by the coding sequence ATGAATAAGAAATTACTCAGCTTGGCGGTAGCGGCTATCTTAGTGTCTCACGCACATGCTCAGGAAGATGAAAGTGGCGCTGGCTCAGCTATAGATAAGCGAGAAGCAACAGGGGAAAAAGCAGAAGCGAATGCAGTAGAAAAGATTGAAGTAGTGGGCATGCGTTCTCCGTTTGGCGCAACAAAAACAAATACACCGATTGTTGAACTCGCCCGTACAATTTCCATTGAAACCGCATTAGATTTAAAGCAAAAAGGTGTGTTAAATCTTTCTCAGTCTGCCACCTATATGGCGGGCGTGACGGGGGAGTCATACGGATACGCCACCCGGGTCGATTCAATCTCTTCCAGAGGATTAAGTATTCCGCGCTATCGCGACTCAATTCAAGAGTTGTTTGGCAGCTATAATTCTACGCGAGCTGAAATTTACACAATGGAACAGGTTGAGTTGCTTAAGGGGCCTGCCTCTGTACTTTACGGTCAGGGCTCTCCCGGTGGCATAATGAACTATGTGTCAAAAACGCCCACGTTAGGCAAAGGAAGCGAAGTGGTGTTGTCCTACGGAAACTTCGACCGCGCGCAAGTTGGGGTAGATGTAAACGGCAGCCTGTCTGAAGATGATAAGTGGATGGGGCGTTTTGTTGGTATATATCGTAATGCTGACTCTCAGGTTGATTACGTTAGCGATGACACCCAAGTATTCATGCCGTCACTTTCCTTCATGCCTTCTGACGATACAACGCTAACGCTTATCGGGTTATTCCAAGATACTGATAGCGATACAGCAGCGCAGTTTATTCCTGTGGAAGGCACATTATTGCCTTTGGCTGACGGCACTTATTTACCCGACCAAGATGTTTACGCAGGTGAACCAGGGTTTAATAAATTTGATACTAAGTCGAACCAAGTTACCTTGCTTGGCGAGCACTTGATTAACGATACAACGTCACTTTCATTTACTGCCTTATGGCGAGATGGTGAGGCAGACTACCACCAAGCGTGGCCCACTTTTACGGGCGGCACTCGCTATCTAAACGCTTTTGTAGGGGCACCGGTAGCGCCTACCGATACCTTTGTGCCGAGAACGTTTTATCAAGCAGACAATACGTTTAATCAACACGCTTTTGATATTCGTGTAAACAAGGGATTTGTAACAGGCGCTTTCGAACATGAATTATTAGCGGGTGTACAATATCAACATGTTAAGACTGACGCCAACTCTGCTTACTATGCTGGTGGTGGCGTATTACAAGGTGATTTTAGGTACATTATGGACTTGGCTAACCCTGAGTACACAGGCGCACCAGAGCAAGCCATTTTCGACGCAATCTACAACGATGCGCCTGAACAGACAGTCACCGACACGGGGTTATACCTGTCTGATCAAATTTCCTATGAAAACTGGCGGGTAACGCTAGGCCTACGTCACGACCGCGTTGATAATGATACTGGCGTAACTGAGCAGGATGACACGCAAACATCATACTCAGCTGGAATTTTGTATCGTTTTGACAACGGCATTTCTCCCTACCTTAGTTACGCTGAGTCGTTCGAGACGGTAGTGGGACTAGATAACAATAACAACCAGCTTAAGCCTGAAGAAGGCCGTCAATACGAGGCAGGGATTAAGTATGAACTCTCGTCAGTTCCTGGTTTTATCACGCTAGCGTATTACGATATTGAAGTTTCAAACCTTCCTAATCCTAACGGATTACCAGACGAAGCGGCGCAACAGCAAGGCGTAACGACCATTGAAGGGATTGAGCTAGAAGGGCGCGTAGACTTTGGCCAAATAACAGCGCAGTTTGCGGCGTCGGTCTTGGATGCAGAAGATCCTAACGGTTTTTCGTTGTCAGCACAGCCAGACAGCAATGCATCCCTATGGGTAAATTATTCTCCACTTGAGCTTGAAGCGCTGACGGTAGGAGCTGGTATTCGCTACGTGGGAGAATCAGTTTCTGAGAATGGTGTCATCAGATACGACACGCCTAGCTACACCCTTGGTGACCTGATGGTGTCGTATGAGCTTTCAGATAATTTGAATTTGCAGCTGAATGTAAGAAATGTGACCGATAAAAAATATCTCACGTCTTGCTTATTCAGAGGTGACTGTTTCCCTGGTGTACGCAGAACAGTGAACGCGTCGCTAACCTATTCGTTTTAA
- a CDS encoding PepSY-associated TM helix domain-containing protein, with protein sequence MDKITKQNALNAHTWVGVFLSVLLFLVCLSGTVAVFHLEFERWEQPHIEEMKNVSPDVVEKAMDTFLAQNTQESHHLYVVFPTSDIPRLVVENDHAAYFADSEGNLLEQESVSFTEMLVNLHLYLNLPQSWGMILVSALGAIICTLVVTGIIAHKRIAKDAFKLRRGGNGQQAQIDLHNRFGLWAAPFHLVIGITGAYFGMAGIILVVVASLNYEGDRDAVIQKIFTPDPVLAPQEGKPAIGRAFAQMETLAPEKSPIFLTVHEVGEPEQFIEIYAKAPNRMIYAEGYRFDTAGNFIGVAGYEFGEWGKQLVWAMYRLHFGDFAGLTSKWLYFVLGVMLTMLCVSGMEIWLSKKAHPPLASRLWYSTVWGSVSALALTAVADMFFTGSLIAVFWCLMLLNTGITVGVKSLTKPIWLLISGLSVMVLLIAYAAVHQSATLSVASLQLNIPMVVYVVWSVYRANTLIKRAKNAETQIETDASNSAPQSAQEKRVNA encoded by the coding sequence ATGGATAAAATAACAAAACAAAATGCATTAAATGCACATACTTGGGTAGGCGTTTTTCTAAGTGTACTTCTCTTTTTGGTGTGCTTATCTGGGACCGTTGCGGTTTTTCACTTAGAGTTTGAAAGGTGGGAACAGCCGCATATTGAAGAAATGAAGAATGTTTCTCCTGATGTTGTTGAAAAGGCGATGGACACCTTTTTGGCTCAGAATACGCAGGAGTCTCACCATCTTTATGTGGTTTTCCCTACGTCAGATATCCCTCGGTTGGTGGTAGAAAACGATCATGCTGCTTACTTTGCCGACAGTGAAGGTAACTTATTAGAGCAAGAAAGCGTGTCTTTTACCGAAATGCTCGTGAACTTGCACTTGTATCTCAATTTGCCACAAAGTTGGGGAATGATTTTGGTCAGCGCTTTGGGCGCTATCATCTGTACCCTTGTCGTCACTGGAATTATTGCTCACAAACGAATAGCAAAAGATGCTTTTAAACTTCGACGGGGTGGCAACGGTCAGCAAGCACAAATTGATTTGCACAACCGTTTTGGACTATGGGCAGCGCCTTTTCATTTAGTTATAGGTATAACAGGCGCATATTTTGGTATGGCAGGGATCATTTTGGTGGTTGTTGCCTCACTAAATTACGAAGGCGATCGCGACGCGGTTATCCAGAAAATCTTTACGCCAGACCCTGTATTAGCTCCACAGGAAGGTAAACCGGCTATTGGTAGGGCGTTTGCACAAATGGAAACGCTAGCGCCAGAAAAGTCGCCAATATTTTTAACGGTACACGAAGTCGGTGAACCAGAGCAGTTCATCGAAATATATGCCAAGGCACCCAATAGAATGATCTACGCCGAAGGCTATCGATTCGATACGGCGGGTAACTTTATCGGTGTGGCCGGCTATGAATTCGGTGAATGGGGTAAGCAGTTGGTATGGGCGATGTACCGTTTGCACTTCGGTGACTTCGCCGGCCTTACCAGCAAATGGCTGTACTTTGTTCTTGGTGTAATGCTGACCATGCTTTGCGTGTCGGGTATGGAGATTTGGCTGTCTAAGAAGGCGCATCCGCCGTTAGCAAGCAGGCTTTGGTACAGCACGGTGTGGGGTAGTGTGAGTGCACTCGCATTAACTGCTGTAGCAGATATGTTTTTTACAGGCTCGCTCATCGCCGTTTTTTGGTGCCTTATGCTACTTAATACCGGTATTACAGTGGGAGTTAAATCACTCACAAAGCCGATATGGTTGCTTATATCAGGCCTAAGCGTAATGGTGTTACTCATAGCCTATGCGGCTGTGCACCAAAGCGCGACGCTATCGGTTGCGTCACTTCAGCTTAATATACCTATGGTGGTGTACGTGGTGTGGAGTGTTTATCGTGCTAATACGCTGATTAAGCGAGCTAAAAATGCAGAAACACAGATTGAAACCGACGCGAGTAACAGCGCGCCTCAATCAGCGCAAGAAAAAAGAGTGAATGCGTAA
- a CDS encoding demethoxyubiquinone hydroxylase family protein: MPFYAKTLGDNYAKQVDKELRASHAGETGAVWIYRGALFAECVLKLVNLSGTKSEAQPFIHEHLKTERRHLAVFENEMPLFRGSFILPVWIASGFITGFIPRLCGINCFYYTIYRVEQFVDSHYEEQCKRISALAIPPSNVINRFRQCQADEQHHRDEALLLMTKRPSLLMKLWGAAVEKGSSIAVAIAKVI; encoded by the coding sequence ATGCCATTTTATGCAAAAACACTCGGAGATAATTATGCTAAGCAAGTAGACAAAGAACTACGTGCGAGCCACGCGGGAGAGACGGGAGCCGTTTGGATATACCGTGGTGCTCTATTCGCCGAATGTGTTTTAAAACTGGTTAATCTTTCTGGCACAAAAAGCGAGGCACAACCCTTCATACATGAGCACCTTAAAACGGAAAGACGACACCTCGCCGTCTTTGAAAACGAAATGCCGCTTTTTAGGGGAAGTTTTATTTTACCTGTATGGATAGCTTCTGGGTTTATCACCGGTTTTATTCCAAGACTTTGCGGTATTAATTGCTTTTACTACACCATTTACCGAGTAGAGCAGTTCGTAGATTCGCATTACGAAGAACAATGCAAGCGCATTTCTGCGTTAGCCATCCCCCCTTCAAACGTTATAAATCGGTTTAGACAATGCCAAGCAGATGAACAACATCACAGAGATGAAGCGCTGCTCCTAATGACGAAAAGGCCGTCGTTATTAATGAAATTATGGGGCGCAGCCGTTGAAAAAGGCTCTTCTATTGCCGTTGCAATCGCAAAAGTGATTTAA